AAGGTGCTATTTTTATGGCAGTTTGTAGGGGTAAAGTGAGTGAAGGGCTTGATTTTGCTAATGCAAATGGAAGAGCTGTATTAATTACAGGTCTTCCATTTCCACCTTTAAAAGATCCGAGagttatattaaaacaacGGTATttagaagaaatgaaaaaacaaaatcaagAGGTAATTAGAATTGAGATATTAAACATTCATCAAGTATGTTAATTTTATGCATCTTATTCCTTTCAGGCTTTGTCTGGTCAACAATGGTACCAGCTTGAAGCATCACGAGCTGTTAACCAAGCCATTGGCcgcataatacgtcataaaaATGATTATGGAGCTATAATTCTTTGTGACTGTCGATTTGATAATCCAAGTTTTAAGAAACATTTATCTGCTTGGCTCAGACctcatataaaaaattttacctCTTTTGGTATTATTATGAAAGAGCTAAAAGATTTTTTCAGATATGCAGGACACACTgtaagtttaattttataaaaaaggaaacataCTTAagtattactattttataattattttcagtttccaCAACCGAACATGCCTGGTGTACAATTTACAAGTAGTTATGTTTCATTACCAGCAATATCAGCATCATTTGATACAACCGTGTGTCGCACCGGAAAAACTACTTTGAAGCAAAAAATTGAAACCCCTTCAACTGAAGATATCTTCAATATCGATTCTTATACTAAGAAAGATGAGAAAAGTAAACAATCGGTTGAAAcacaaaaaagaaacttgTTTGAACTTCTGAAAACAGAATCAAAgcctgtaattaattttagcaaTTGTAAATTAAGGAGTGATAATACCACTTGTGAACTAACAAAAAATAGCGGTGAACCTgccacaaaaaaaagaaaaataaagatgttACCAATAGAATTTAATGAACATTTATCTGGTGCTTCAACTTCTTCATGTGTAAATAGGGATCATACAGACAATACAACATATTCtcaacaaatatttgaagaaactaATAATGAAGAAACTGATAAAAAAGCTTTAGGCAAAGCATATTTAAAGGAAGTAAGTAATCATCTGCGATTATGACTAGttatgattaattataaatatacataatgaataaaactttaattaacaagaaatttatattacaataactTTGCATATAATACATTCCTTAGGTAAAACGATCTTTATCAGAAGctgattataaaatatttgcgaaaATGATACAGGACTATACAAGAACAGGCAATCTGGAggaattgttaaaaatacttcAAAATCTATTTTCCCCTAATAAGGAATtgcttcatttatttataggtattttatatatattgataaatatatatgtagatcAGTTGTGTGATATTATAATCCCTTATTGATCTAACACAATTTCTaggttttaaatattttgtaaagaaGCAACACATTTCTGTATTCGAAAATCATATTACTTTGATCACTAATACACAAACGTAACAGTAAacatagaaaagaatttaaagattcataacattttaatataaagagttattattaaaaacacgTTACAAGTAAGTATTAACGAATTacacatattttataactttaccTATATCTAgattaatatagatatatagatagattcatatttattttctgagTCTATATCTTCAAATTCTCACAACCCCTGGGATACTTGTAACAATCCTATAAATTCAAGATCACGTTGAAGTGAGATCATTTTAGCTTAAGATCATCCTGGTTTTTGTATATTAGTGTAGCCTAAGATTGTAATCACAAATCTTGTGTTGTCtgacaatttttcattattgttTTGAAAGTAACGCCGTTTTGAACTAACATGATGATTTTTACAAAACATATCTCAAAATTCTATAGGATGGTTCAATAATATATCTTGAATTtgttcaacattttttttggaaaagttttagaaaatatctttGTGCAATAGGAtcgtgtaaataaatatatattattatggtTATAAAGAACTTATATTTCAGCAGTGAACGTTTGTTACTTGATATTCAAAAGccatttgtataatatacaatacatataaGTTATAATATAAGTTTTCTAGTAAAAATACGgaaatatgtgtataataaaaaaaatagaatgttGTATGTATATCAGAATCTATATAGCAATTTATGAATTAcatttgatataataaataaacttaaaaTGATTTTAGTGATTTcaaaaaatgcaataaaatttagttatgaattaatttaatttttgcatgtatatacaaatatgttacatattttttcattatagaTTTtgaatacaatatttaaaataacatttggAAATCGTGTTAAAgcatcaaatataaaaaataagttgCAGCTCATCATAATATGCAACTACAAAGTAAAGATTAAGTTACAGTTAACTTGTATGTAAAATAGTGATTGCATATagttaaaaacaaataattactaTTTGCAATATatgtgaaaattgttttttcctttttataagtATTTTTCACTCGTACAATTAATTGTGTCATTTATAACTTACATCAATATCAGAACTTTTTCTGTAtaacgtttttgtttttatgtttttaatatatatattcctttttttttttttttttttttttttgttaggAAACTTAACGtatgaaaacaaataaattgttactttaagatatatatgtcacttatttttttaattaatgtgcTATTTTATGaacacataaatatatttcccttacaaaaattgattaaaatctCAATTGCTTTACAAGTCCATGGTATGAATTGCACTTATATCTTTATTActttcagtttcttttttaataagtGCATTAGTAATGATTTCTTGATAATATTCTCCAAATACACTTCGATTATGAGAAATAAGTATCAAAAATTGAGCTACTATAGCTGTTAATTCTTCTTGTAGTGATGAAAGTCCAGGTGGAACTTGTTGTGGTGCCGTAGATTgagataatattattttttgtaaaaattgccGAATTCTTAAATCTAAAAAaggtatacaaaataaataagatataaaataaattttataggtCCCATACAATACTTACTTATAAGATGCCTTATTTTATGTTCTGGATTGACGAGATCCAATATCTGTCCTTCTAATAATGTTTCTATTTCTGGAGATAAGGAAGCAGCATTGATTTCTTGCAATGTCGTTTTCAGCTCTGTTTTTACTTGTAATACAATATTTGGCATTACAGTTTCCAAATCCCtattaatatgaaaaagttagttaatatgaaaaatttaatttatgactacttatatatatatgtcagatgttattatgtacatacttATTTGAATGTACAGAATCTAACAACACATTAAGATGTtgtttaatattcttcttaaAATTTGATACACCATGAATTGGTGCACCTACTGTATTATTTACTAGCAATATTACAGATCCTATAATGCTTAATCTGCTGGTCTTATCACGCAATTCCAGTAATCTACTTTGATCAAGCATCAAAGTCTGTAAAACAGATggcaataaaatttgtattattattaactcaAATAACCGAGGAATGACtatattattaacataaatatttgcatatatacTTCTGCATCTGGACTAAAATCCCATTCTAGAAGATCAAGATACGCTTCAGTTAAAAGACAATGGGTAAGCTGACGAGCTGCATTAATATCAGATGAACTGCTCATAACATTTGTTGGATCAAAATGCCTCAACAAccatttttctgtaaattgtAGACCATTTGTATTAACTTTTAAGAATTCAGCGAACTTGGCTTTCTCGTATTCAATACTTGAAGCAACTATATTTGGTCTCATCATAGTAATGGTAAAATTTGCCAAATCAAGTCGCATTAATTGCAGTACTTCCATTAttcctttgaatatttcaataacatgCGTTTTTTGACTAAGTTCTCGAATCTTCTCGTCTCTTACTGGCGCACAAACTTTACTCATAATGGATATCACATATTGTGCATAATGATGGAAGTCCAAAACACCGTTTTCTGCTTgctgtttaattaaatccacATCAAGtacttcttttaaattttctcgaatttttGCATGATGTGGTAATACTAGTTCATCTAATgtctataaaaaagaaagattattGAACATCTGTAGATACAGAAATCatacattatttcataaaatctatataaatatactactTCTTTAATTTCCTTTAGTAAAACCAACGCTTGTGTATAATTTGGAGGATCTTCATCTAATTGCTCTGCTAATAAATTCCAAAAAGCTTTATgcataatttcttttacttttctttgaATTGTGCCATCATCAGGTTCAAGTTTTTGTaactgaaaatttttatcCACCGCAATTTCATGTGCTAATGCCATATTTTTCATGCCATTTGCAGCATTTATGATTTCTTCGAGAGAAACAAATTTTGGTGGTGATGCTCCTATTAATCCACCTACCACAAAATTTGGTGTTTTTTGCCTGTGTGGTAcacatttaattacaaaaaatattaatataaaatctaaaCACATTTATTGatgaataaattaagaaaataatcatattacatttcaactaaaaaaataataatttacccctttgcattttcttcttctgtctCAAGATGAGAATCAGATTTACAATCTACAGGTACAGATGTGCTAGCTTCATTGATATTGGATTTTTGTTCTTCattgttttccattttttgattcctatataataatatgtattattaaaatttaattgtgaTAACATAAATACAAACTCATACCATTTGAAAATACCATTAGTCTATAgcaataaataacataacaaataataaaaaacaatgcacattgtaaaatataaacaataaaacaatattaattatttactgttaaatatcatatttaatattcaccatttgattaatatataacacacAGTAAtcattacatataaaattataattagtgtattaaaattaataaacagttatataaataacactACAGATCTCAGATTATACAAAGGTGCACTGACTAAAACAAAATACCAGAAATAAAATCTAACGATGCCATTGAATATCAAAGTTTACAACTAATAAAGAGACAGCAAAGAGTAATACCCCACATTACTCCAGCACTAACCGAAATTTTATTCCTAACAAAATATGTACCATTTTAGCATATGTTTAACAATATCTAAAAACATGTAAATTTCTTTTgagcaatataaataataaaaaatctgtGTTTCATATAATTCAacatataattatcataataatcttgtctttagaaataaaattgaaaaataaatatgtgtcgaataatatttccttaaatCAGATATAttgcaaaaagaaatattttattattctacttcataaaatttaaatttgcctCCAAAAGTAGTTTTCTTAATaaacagatattttataattagataataaatatagtaattcatataattatcatatattcTTTACTATGtgattaaaatgttttataaatatatgaaaaatatacctATTTGGCATGATTAATTTTTGATTTAACTGTTTTGTTGTAGCATGATCAGCACTGAGAAACAGCTGGCACTTAAATGCAATAGATATTGAAGACAA
This Bombus pascuorum chromosome 1, iyBomPasc1.1, whole genome shotgun sequence DNA region includes the following protein-coding sequences:
- the LOC132907590 gene encoding T-complex protein 11-like protein 1 isoform X3 gives rise to the protein MPNRNQKMENNEEQKSNINEASTSVPVDCKSDSHLETEEENAKGQKTPNFVVGGLIGASPPKFVSLEEIINAANGMKNMALAHEIAVDKNFQLQKLEPDDGTIQRKVKEIMHKAFWNLLAEQLDEDPPNYTQALVLLKEIKETLDELVLPHHAKIRENLKEVLDVDLIKQQAENGVLDFHHYAQYVISIMSKVCAPVRDEKIRELSQKTHVIEIFKGIMEVLQLMRLDLANFTITMMRPNIVASSIEYEKAKFAEFLKVNTNGLQFTEKWLLRHFDPTNVMSSSSDINAARQLTHCLLTEAYLDLLEWDFSPDAETLMLDQSRLLELRDKTSRLSIIGSVILLVNNTVGAPIHGVSNFKKNIKQHLNVLLDSVHSNKDLETVMPNIVLQVKTELKTTLQEINAASLSPEIETLLEGQILDLVNPEHKIRHLINLRIRQFLQKIILSQSTAPQQVPPGLSSLQEELTAIVAQFLILISHNRSVFGEYYQEIITNALIKKETESNKDISAIHTMDL
- the LOC132907590 gene encoding T-complex protein 11-like protein 1 isoform X2, with translation MGYPHQLVIRRNQKMENNEEQKSNINEASTSVPVDCKSDSHLETEEENAKGQKTPNFVVGGLIGASPPKFVSLEEIINAANGMKNMALAHEIAVDKNFQLQKLEPDDGTIQRKVKEIMHKAFWNLLAEQLDEDPPNYTQALVLLKEIKETLDELVLPHHAKIRENLKEVLDVDLIKQQAENGVLDFHHYAQYVISIMSKVCAPVRDEKIRELSQKTHVIEIFKGIMEVLQLMRLDLANFTITMMRPNIVASSIEYEKAKFAEFLKVNTNGLQFTEKWLLRHFDPTNVMSSSSDINAARQLTHCLLTEAYLDLLEWDFSPDAETLMLDQSRLLELRDKTSRLSIIGSVILLVNNTVGAPIHGVSNFKKNIKQHLNVLLDSVHSNKDLETVMPNIVLQVKTELKTTLQEINAASLSPEIETLLEGQILDLVNPEHKIRHLINLRIRQFLQKIILSQSTAPQQVPPGLSSLQEELTAIVAQFLILISHNRSVFGEYYQEIITNALIKKETESNKDISAIHTMDL
- the LOC132907590 gene encoding T-complex protein 11-like protein 1 isoform X5, with product MENNEEQKSNINEASTSVPVDCKSDSHLETEEENAKGQKTPNFVVGGLIGASPPKFVSLEEIINAANGMKNMALAHEIAVDKNFQLQKLEPDDGTIQRKVKEIMHKAFWNLLAEQLDEDPPNYTQALVLLKEIKETLDELVLPHHAKIRENLKEVLDVDLIKQQAENGVLDFHHYAQYVISIMSKVCAPVRDEKIRELSQKTHVIEIFKGIMEVLQLMRLDLANFTITMMRPNIVASSIEYEKAKFAEFLKVNTNGLQFTEKWLLRHFDPTNVMSSSSDINAARQLTHCLLTEAYLDLLEWDFSPDAETLMLDQSRLLELRDKTSRLSIIGSVILLVNNTVGAPIHGVSNFKKNIKQHLNVLLDSVHSNKDLETVMPNIVLQVKTELKTTLQEINAASLSPEIETLLEGQILDLVNPEHKIRHLINLRIRQFLQKIILSQSTAPQQVPPGLSSLQEELTAIVAQFLILISHNRSVFGEYYQEIITNALIKKETESNKDISAIHTMDL
- the LOC132907590 gene encoding T-complex protein 11-like protein 1 isoform X4 produces the protein MFWNQKMENNEEQKSNINEASTSVPVDCKSDSHLETEEENAKGQKTPNFVVGGLIGASPPKFVSLEEIINAANGMKNMALAHEIAVDKNFQLQKLEPDDGTIQRKVKEIMHKAFWNLLAEQLDEDPPNYTQALVLLKEIKETLDELVLPHHAKIRENLKEVLDVDLIKQQAENGVLDFHHYAQYVISIMSKVCAPVRDEKIRELSQKTHVIEIFKGIMEVLQLMRLDLANFTITMMRPNIVASSIEYEKAKFAEFLKVNTNGLQFTEKWLLRHFDPTNVMSSSSDINAARQLTHCLLTEAYLDLLEWDFSPDAETLMLDQSRLLELRDKTSRLSIIGSVILLVNNTVGAPIHGVSNFKKNIKQHLNVLLDSVHSNKDLETVMPNIVLQVKTELKTTLQEINAASLSPEIETLLEGQILDLVNPEHKIRHLINLRIRQFLQKIILSQSTAPQQVPPGLSSLQEELTAIVAQFLILISHNRSVFGEYYQEIITNALIKKETESNKDISAIHTMDL
- the LOC132907590 gene encoding T-complex protein 11-like protein 1 isoform X1 → MLIYEKLLQSLTSLSSISIAFKCQLFLSADHATTKQLNQKLIMPNRNQKMENNEEQKSNINEASTSVPVDCKSDSHLETEEENAKGQKTPNFVVGGLIGASPPKFVSLEEIINAANGMKNMALAHEIAVDKNFQLQKLEPDDGTIQRKVKEIMHKAFWNLLAEQLDEDPPNYTQALVLLKEIKETLDELVLPHHAKIRENLKEVLDVDLIKQQAENGVLDFHHYAQYVISIMSKVCAPVRDEKIRELSQKTHVIEIFKGIMEVLQLMRLDLANFTITMMRPNIVASSIEYEKAKFAEFLKVNTNGLQFTEKWLLRHFDPTNVMSSSSDINAARQLTHCLLTEAYLDLLEWDFSPDAETLMLDQSRLLELRDKTSRLSIIGSVILLVNNTVGAPIHGVSNFKKNIKQHLNVLLDSVHSNKDLETVMPNIVLQVKTELKTTLQEINAASLSPEIETLLEGQILDLVNPEHKIRHLINLRIRQFLQKIILSQSTAPQQVPPGLSSLQEELTAIVAQFLILISHNRSVFGEYYQEIITNALIKKETESNKDISAIHTMDL
- the LOC132907590 gene encoding T-complex protein 11-like protein 1 isoform X6, encoding MQRGGLIGASPPKFVSLEEIINAANGMKNMALAHEIAVDKNFQLQKLEPDDGTIQRKVKEIMHKAFWNLLAEQLDEDPPNYTQALVLLKEIKETLDELVLPHHAKIRENLKEVLDVDLIKQQAENGVLDFHHYAQYVISIMSKVCAPVRDEKIRELSQKTHVIEIFKGIMEVLQLMRLDLANFTITMMRPNIVASSIEYEKAKFAEFLKVNTNGLQFTEKWLLRHFDPTNVMSSSSDINAARQLTHCLLTEAYLDLLEWDFSPDAETLMLDQSRLLELRDKTSRLSIIGSVILLVNNTVGAPIHGVSNFKKNIKQHLNVLLDSVHSNKDLETVMPNIVLQVKTELKTTLQEINAASLSPEIETLLEGQILDLVNPEHKIRHLINLRIRQFLQKIILSQSTAPQQVPPGLSSLQEELTAIVAQFLILISHNRSVFGEYYQEIITNALIKKETESNKDISAIHTMDL